A genomic window from Gossypium hirsutum isolate 1008001.06 chromosome D12, Gossypium_hirsutum_v2.1, whole genome shotgun sequence includes:
- the LOC121224394 gene encoding signal peptide peptidase-like 1, with the protein MDSLWKLLYLLEPAPLTLILTAVAVTFGSAFRALNYGKEMERNRDLSEASITLDRSQALMIPIMSSCSLLLMFYLFSSVSQLLTAFTAIASVSSLFFCLSPHVAYLKSQLGLADPFVSRCCSKSFTRIQGLLLLACILMVAAWLVSGHWILNNLLGISICIAFVSHVRLPNIKICAMLLVCLFVYDIFWVFFSERFFGANVMVSVATQQASNPVHTVANSLSLPGLQLITKKLELPVKIVFPRNLLGGASPGGNSADFMMLGLGDMAIPAMLLALVLCFDHRKTRETVSLLDLHSSKGHKYIWYALPGYAVGLVTALAAGILTHSPQPALLYLVPSTLGPVIFISWLRKDLVELWEGTMPNLSDKARQIEV; encoded by the exons ATGGATTCTTTGTGGAAGCTTTTGTATTTGCTTGAGCCTGCCCCACTTACTCTCATACTTACAGCAGTGGCTGTGACATTTGGATCTGCATTTCGTGCTCTGAATTATGggaaagaaatggagaggaaCCGTGACTTGTCGGAAGCATCAATTACTCTAGATCGGTCCCAAGCATTAATGATCCCAATAATGAGCTCCTGCAGCTTGCTTTTGATGTTTTACCTTTTTTCTTCTGTTTCACAACTCTTGACTGCATTCACAGCTATTGCCTCTGTTTCATCCTTATTCTTCTGTCTATCCCCTCATGTTGCCTATTTGAAATCACAACTTGGTTTGGCTGACCCATTTGTGTCTCGGTGCTGTTCAAAGTCATTTACCAGAATACAAGGCTTATTGTTATTGGCATGCATACTTATGGTTGCAGCTTGGCTTGTTTCAGGGCATTGGATTTTGAACAATTTGTTAGGTATTTCCATATGTATTGCATTTGTCAGTCATGTGCGCCTTCCAAACATCAAAATATGTGCAATGCTTCTAGTGTGCTTGTTCGTGTATGACATATTCTGGGTTTTCTTCTCTGAAAGATTTTTCGGGGCTAATGTCATGGTGTCAGTAGCAACACAACAAGCTTCAAACCCGGTTCACACGGTTGCTAATAGTTTGAGTCTTCCTGGCTTACAATTGATCACAAAAAAACTGGAATTGCCTGTAAAGATTGTTTTTCCAAGGAATTTGCTCGGTGGTGCATCCCCTGGTGGGAATTCAGCTGACTTCATGATGCTTGGTCTTGGTGATATG GCCATTCCTGCCATGCTTCTAGCATTAGTCCTCTGTTTTGATCACCGAAAGACTAGGGAAACGGTAAGTCTTTTAGATTTACATTCATCGAAGGGGCACAAATACATATGGTATGCCCTTCCTGGCTATGCTGTTGGATTAGTAACTGCGCTTGCAGCCGGCATTTTGACTCACTCGCCTCAACCTGCTCTTCTTTATCTG GTACCTTCAACTCTGGGACCTGTGATTTTCATCTCGTGGTTAAGGAAGGATCTAGTTGAATTATGGGAAGGAACAATGCCAAATCTCAGCGACAAGGCTAGACAAATAGAAGTCTGA